The Arctopsyche grandis isolate Sample6627 chromosome 12, ASM5162203v2, whole genome shotgun sequence genome includes the window ggttacgatgctctgcactagtccacgctgctggtaaaAGTATAAGTGGTATCattgtttttgaaattgttccactcataaaaatgttttttcaatCAATATCATTCTTTTATTCAAAATCAGACATAATCTTAGTTAATTTCCGATTGCTTGTCTATTTAATAGTGCGTCATAATCTAGCTGTTGAAAAGACATTTTGAAATTTCTCatgtattgttttgtattttccTTTTCAGTTTCATCATTGATTGAAACTATGAAAAAACCCGTTAAAGTAATGAAATCGCCGGACATGATCGGTCTGCCGAAGTGTTTCTTGGGCTCGGGCATCTTGGTGGCGGTGTTGTTGCGATGGTGCGTCGCTCTGTACCCGTACTCGGGTCAGAACAAGCCGCCCATGTTCGGCGACTACGAGGCGCAACGCCACTGGCAAGAGATAACCTTACACATTCCGATCAAACAGTGGTATCACAACACGACGCAAAACGACCTGCAATACTGGGGGTTGGACTATCCGCCGTTGACTGCTTACCACAGCCTCGCCATGGGCCACATCGCCGAAATCGTCGATCCCGAGTCCGTCGTGCTGTTCGCCTCCCGAGGATACGAGAGCGACTATCACAAATTGTTCATGCGCTGGACCGTATTCTTCTCCGACATATACTTTTACATTCCAGCCATGGTCGGCTTCTACTTCGTCAACCACAAGTTGAAGATCAGGGAGTTGAAAGCGCGTGGAATTTCCACCGTCGTCAGGAATGTCTTCTTCTTGCCCGACGTCGCCGGATGCATGGCGTTGATCTTCCCCGGCCTGATCCTAATCGACTACGGACACTTCCAATACAATTGCGTGTCGTTAGGCTTGTTCGTTTGGGCTACCACGTTCATACTTTTAGACAAGTTTGTACTGGCGTCGGTGTTTTTCGTAGCCGctgttaattataaacaaatggAGTTGTATCATTCCATTCCGTTTTTTCTCTATTTGTTGAGGCAATGTATTCCCAATTCACACCGGTCATACAGGCAAGCTCTCGTTCAATTCGCCAAGATAAGCGTCACAGTGGTCGTGACGTTCGGTGTGATATggttgccgttcctttccaaCTTCCAATCTGTAAGCCAGGTGCTCACTCGTCTCTTTCCGTTGGCTCGTGGAGTGTTCGAAGACAAAGTCGCCAACTTTTGGTGTGCAATCAACACGTTCATCAAGTTGAAAAACATCTGCGACAATGCAATGATGGCCAAGGTTTGCGTAATCACTACTCTTCTAGCTGTTTTGCCGTCGTCGCTCGACTTATTCTTCCGTCCCAATGTTAATAAGTTTGTGCTGTCGCTGATAAACTCCTCTTTGTCTTTTTTTCTCTTCTCGTTTCAAGTTCACGAGAAGTCAATTCTTTTGTGCGCCGTTCCAGTGTTGCTTCATTTGCCCCTTGACCCGGTGCCGAGTTTTTGGTTCCTAACCACTTGCACGTTCAGTATGCTGCCGCTGTTGCTGAAAGACGGTTTGATTCTTGGCTATTTCTCCCTGTCCATTATATATTTCACGTGCTTCAGCATGATTCTGTTCATCATCGATAAGAACATTTGCTTTTTGAACGTGTTTAATATAACCAGAgtcaataatatattaaaaggcACAAATAATGAGTACAACGGTATGTTTTaccaaatttttaatatattatatgtcagTTCGTTGTTAGTCATGATCGTATTGACCGTTTGCCTGTTGTCGGTTGCGCCTCCGTTGCGTTATCCCGATTTGTTCCCGCTTATGATATCGTTCTTCTCTTGttgtaactttatatttttctatgtgTATTTCAATTATTGTCAATTTATTATACCTAGTAAGTCGTATGTTGTGTACAAAAAGAAAATAGATCTCAAATAAACGTTGTTAATACTTAAAGACACGCCTTTGTATTTCATCTTTACATAATAAGTGAAttgtacacgtatgtatgtatgtatgtaaatacgagatgaaaatatatttatgagatGGAAATTTCAAAAACATTGGTATTAGAATATGTAGAGtgccaaataataataaaatttattcaatgttattcattttgcgttttttttttatatttcaggaGGTCGTCGACGAATCTGATGGATGTGGTGCAAAATTGTCTGCCATTATTGTTTCCGATAAATTCGTAGGAAAACCATTGCTGGCTAAGCATAggtaattttagtttttttttttattgatttctattttaacacattcagcccggcgcatgatttcatacatttgcccatgtggcgccactgtcacgcgtatcggcacccaattacgcgtgacggcattaaatgactttatataatgagttgtccctaaatctttagaattttatagggaTTTTAGTGTTAAATTAtagtctaatataatataactgtaaaattatagtctgctatagcactatccgcATGGCCACCAgtggtacacgccgggttgaacgtgttaatcagataaccagcagcatggcatatcttgctatggtcagtgtggttatgagctcgagtcacactggttgctgctggccagaccttggtttgtaaccaggtcggtcgtttcctatcagagtttgccaatttttctgattttcattgaaacgattcctacaaaattggctttccctctccatttctcgcaaaatcttgagttattatgttatatctcaaggttggtcggatttctctccatagatgtctctgtggatgattgttgtataaacaaaaaggttgtggctatttgcaggtactatatatgcaaattattggctatttgcaggtactatagctgcgaattattggctatttgcaggtactatatctgcgacaggcgcaaagccttctgcgcatgcgcgtgaactgtcactgtcagcgtgtttactgttaaaattttgttttaaacctcttaaaatttagttcgaactctttaagtgacgtagagtaaaaaatataatccaaattagttaatattattaattgttagaaaattattatcatatacaacgtataatacctacatacaagtacaagccgcgaactagctaaatgaaatctattataataacgtgcgaaatttatttgcctcatatataatgaacgattgattaaacaagtctagcatacattaaatgtaagaaattataatcggattataagttcacgagcatgtgcagaaggctttgcgcctgtcgcagatatagtacctgcaaatagccacaaaaaatcgtattgttttataaatgtttattgatcgtattgtatacgatgtttgcaatgcactttgctatgtttgaccatagatgtcatgtataatttcgaattatgtatataatatggtgtgtttcttgatctatatagtacactcgtcgcattggagcgatttgtaatgacgagtgtacatagattgattgattgattgaataaaataaaataaaattttctaattaaataaataaaatgctatattaataatttttagatTAGTCAATGCTGCCTTGAAGGAAGAAATTAAGCAAATGCATGCATTTTCCCAAACGACATATACGATTAAACAGTGGGAAGACTTAAAGACAGGCGCGGCTAATCCATAGGTACTGCAGTACCTCCGAAAAAAATTGCACAAGTCGCCACTGCTTAAAAACTTATGTACACATTTCATCCATTAACTAATTAAACTATTTCTAAGCACCCGCACTCTCTATTaaattacctaacctaacctgaatCTGTACAATTCTTTTCCTTTTAAACTAATTcaactatatataatacaaaatggcGCACAGCAATTTGATCAAATGCTGGGCGTCGGCTCCTGGAAAGGTCATTTTACATGGAGAGCATTCTGTAGTGTATGGCAAGACTGCTATTGCAGCCAGTCTCGGAATCAGAACGATGTCAGCGTTAACGGTACGTCAGTCATAATTATCTAAgccttatttaaaaatacaaaacaaagcACTAAATTCAATATGTCCTACACAGGAAACATTAGAAAATGGAAAGCGATTTATACGTATCCATTTTCCTAATTTACAACTTGAAAATCTGCTGTTTGATTACGAAGACATACATGAAAACTTAATAGCAAAGACGAAAAGCATGCATTTCACTTGGCACACTCCTCCAGAAGCCACGAAGCACGAGGAATACTTAAATCTAGTCGATGAGTactttcagaaattcaaaacGGATAGCGATCTCCAGCTAGATAAATCTCAACAGCTTGCAATCACCATTTTCCTGTATCTGTATGCAGCCATTGTCGGATGTGCCGAATTCGAATTTACCTCGTTCGACTTGGCCGTATGCTCGGACTTGTCGATCGGTAGTGGAATCGGAAGCTCGGCATCATTCGCCGTATCCTTGACATCCGTAATATACCAATATGTGCGTGCCAAACGTTCAGATTTTAAATTCACCCGTAACGCCGAGTACTTGGATGATGTCGAAAAGAATCTTATATCGGATTGGGCGTTTTGCTGTGAACGGATCAGCCATGGAAATCCGtctggttagtatatatatattattatacacatacgaTGGATTATGTGTTTAGATAAAACATATATGCATAAATTGATTTGTGTAGGTGTCGATAATGCAATATGTACTCGAGGGTCGTTGGTTGAATTCAGAAAAGGGACCGATCCGATATTTCATAAGTTGACGGCTAATTTGAAGGTGTGTTTGGTGAATACCAATGTCGGACGCAACACGAAGAGCCTCGTCGAGAAGGTGGCATCGCTTCGTGAACGATACCCCGACGTGCTGAACAGTATTATGGAAGCATGTGATAATTTGACTGTTAAAGCTTTACAGGTGAGATTTTCCATGCCTTTTATTTGCAACTATTTATTTCAACGGGTGAGGAATTGattcacgaattaaaataaatttatgttatatataaatgtaatgtaaggtaatttataggcatgcgcaagtattaatagtaaaatgttgagtatgcgcattacacgctcgccaaTCCAAACCGTTcgtaatgatgaatgaatgtgtgtgtatgcgtgttccaagtcaggtgctcaatatcaggagcacatgtcagacgctccacacccccccccccccccccacgtcTCCTCGACAAGATCGGTCGCCATGCAACATCCCTGTGCATAACGTTTACTCCTAGTAttctaaaattagttttttggaaatctccatacttttcaatgcactcgcacataccgacggaaaggaattgatatacTCGTTACATTGATAAACCCGTTCACCAGTTCGAAATGATGAACGAGTGTGTGTCTttgtggatgtatgtatgtgtgtaagctTCCGCGGAGCGCATTTTAAATCCCtatacttgtccacgcgtccgccacaaatatacccacatacatagcgtccgtttttatatacatacatataggtaatatataatttctaaagagactttgtaactacatatgtaaggtttgggtgggagcatcgaaaaaaaaagaatcaaagtttctatgacgccgatatcgttgaattttattttttttcgattcaaataaacttaataaaaaaaaaatgaatgtttactattggattagccatgtttatgccgtttatattaaaaattccgagcgaagccgggtaaaaccactagtctaatatataatttcgaaaaagactttgtaactatgtatgtatgtaaggtctgttgggaacatcgaaaacaaatcaaagtttctatgacgacaatatcgacatcgttgaatattatttttttcgattcaaatataaagttaataataaacaaatttatgttttctattagattgttttgccatggttaagctgtttatattacaaataccgagtgaagccgggtaaaaccactagttatatattatttcaaaagagtcttgtatgtaaggtttgggtggtagaatccatgatgttaaatttaataaaaaaaatcaaatgaatattcaaataaattgaaataaaataatactattcaaataaattaaataaaatgtttactattagattagccatgtttaagcggtttatattacaaataccgagcgaagccgggtaaaaaaactagtatattatattatatacatatttgaatttcaaattgggTAATGGATTTGAATGTGTAAGCATTTGTGTTTAGATTCTAATcgactttttttgtatacatattaaggTTAGATTCTTTTgttgtcatatttgaatatatattactGTACATATTCTACATTTGAGGTTATGTTATGCAAGATAGTGAGTGCATCATAATTCATTtgttatgaatttaaatatttttttgatgtgaaaattttctttacagataatcaaaaatattgaaaaagaagACGACGTAGATAAACGCAACATGTATTATAAGAACTTGTCGGTAATTAATAAAACTTTAAgatcattttgaaaataaactattttcTTAAAGATTTGTCTAAGACTACCGTGTGCTGGTTTTGATTATTCAAAGAACATTCTTCATTGCAGGAACTTTTCGAAATAAATCACAACTTGCTGAAAACAATTGGAGCATCGCATCCAACGTTGGAAAAAATTTGTTCAGTATCCAACGATTTAGGTTTCAGTGGTAAACTAACCGGAGCTGGTGGAGGAGGGTAATGAACGCTTTCATCATGTATTAGTTTTATAACCTACAAACaaataatcatattatttataatctaTCAGGTTTGCTATCGTTTTGGTTCCACCGTACAAAACCATTGAAGAGGTCGATACATTAATCGAGACGCTGCAACAGAACAAATTCGTCACACAACTTACCAATCTCGGCGGAGAAGGAGTTACTGTCAATATGGAATATTTAAAGTgattttttacgtttttacgtagatacgtattttttatataatcgtcgataagtaataaaatatgatttggtGTGATGGTTGAAAATTTGTTTGGCATTCATTTCGATAGAAAAatggcgaaaaaaaataaaacaattgcgTCACAATAGAAACGTTCGTATACGTTTATTCTAAACATCCGATAGTAGCAAAAGtacttataaataaacatttagaATTCAAGAATTTTCTGAGGAACTTATTGTCGAACTGAAATCATAGATTCGAAATTCGATTctcacatgtatatatatatatatatattattttattatattttggaattaaacaaatttttcaaaagcaAATATGGCTACTTTTAAAACAAACAGAAAATGGACGTAGTTTTGCAAAAATTATCCAATCCAAATGCGTGAAATAATTTAAccaataaatattattcaattggGACGTAATCGAGGCCATTGCGATAGAATGACATTGAAAGCTACAGTAAGCCTGCATATGAAAACTCAGTTAAGAAATTAAGTAAATCAGACGCtcc containing:
- the gny gene encoding ALG6 alpha-1,3-glucosyltransferase garnysstan, with protein sequence MKKPVKVMKSPDMIGLPKCFLGSGILVAVLLRWCVALYPYSGQNKPPMFGDYEAQRHWQEITLHIPIKQWYHNTTQNDLQYWGLDYPPLTAYHSLAMGHIAEIVDPESVVLFASRGYESDYHKLFMRWTVFFSDIYFYIPAMVGFYFVNHKLKIRELKARGISTVVRNVFFLPDVAGCMALIFPGLILIDYGHFQYNCVSLGLFVWATTFILLDKFVLASVFFVAAVNYKQMELYHSIPFFLYLLRQCIPNSHRSYRQALVQFAKISVTVVVTFGVIWLPFLSNFQSVSQVLTRLFPLARGVFEDKVANFWCAINTFIKLKNICDNAMMAKVCVITTLLAVLPSSLDLFFRPNVNKFVLSLINSSLSFFLFSFQVHEKSILLCAVPVLLHLPLDPVPSFWFLTTCTFSMLPLLLKDGLILGYFSLSIIYFTCFSMILFIIDKNICFLNVFNITRVNNILKGTNNEYNGGRRRI
- the Mvk gene encoding mevalonate kinase codes for the protein MAHSNLIKCWASAPGKVILHGEHSVVYGKTAIAASLGIRTMSALTETLENGKRFIRIHFPNLQLENLLFDYEDIHENLIAKTKSMHFTWHTPPEATKHEEYLNLVDEYFQKFKTDSDLQLDKSQQLAITIFLYLYAAIVGCAEFEFTSFDLAVCSDLSIGSGIGSSASFAVSLTSVIYQYVRAKRSDFKFTRNAEYLDDVEKNLISDWAFCCERISHGNPSGVDNAICTRGSLVEFRKGTDPIFHKLTANLKVCLVNTNVGRNTKSLVEKVASLRERYPDVLNSIMEACDNLTVKALQIIKNIEKEDDVDKRNMYYKNLSELFEINHNLLKTIGASHPTLEKICSVSNDLGFSGKLTGAGGGGFAIVLVPPYKTIEEVDTLIETLQQNKFVTQLTNLGGEGVTVNMEYLK